The Puntigrus tetrazona isolate hp1 chromosome 3, ASM1883169v1, whole genome shotgun sequence nucleotide sequence CACCAGATTATTACAATAACATAGGATGTAAAAGTactaatttttaataatgtagacttaagtatataatttaaaaagattgCATCAATCTGGTCAAATGTGGTAGATGTTGTAAACTTTAACAAGATTTGGTTAAATGATTTACTCATTAATCATATAAACTTATAACATTCAGCCTATGAAAATATCAAGTTAAAAGGACTTTATTGCACTTACGGGAGACCATATCCTTTCATTAACAAAGAGACAGCTGTATGACCatgcaaagagaaagaaagaaagaaatatcaGCCCTCTCAGagtataaaaaattaattcccTGGGGCAGGTCCTGAAACCATTTACACCCAAGAGAATATATAGCCAAAGCTTATTTCAGCTCACTGAAACACCCTTAAAACCAGTGAACCTATCAAGCTTAAAACCGTCTTGTTTTGTTAGTCAAAACATTAACAGCTGTGCCATGCACCTGTGCGTTAGCTTTTTTCCCATCAACATTGTATTTTgggtttattttaatgacttttttatgacttttaatatacattaaaatatacatatacataatatacatacaaatcataaattgtgtaaaaataagtaactaattaacataaagaaacaatttatacacatatatatatatatatatatatatatatatatatatatatatatatatatatatatatatacatacatatatatatatatatatatatatatatatatatatatatatatatatatatatatatatatatatatatatatatacatacatacatacatatatacatatatatatatacacacactcagaaatgtttttattttaatacaatgtGATGCATTAGGACATTTAGCCACTAAACAATGTAGCTTGTATAcctgaaaaatatttcaagaatCATCTAAACAAcctttttgatatttatattcacCAGGCAGATCAAAATTCACAGAAAGCAGaagtaaaataacattaatcaCTTCCTTTCAGGAATCATAAGATCACATCCCTGCAGACAATAAATTAATGCTACTTACATTTTACTTAATTGTACATCCATATATCAGGGTTTTGCATAtcttaaaatggcttttaaaaatcttCATTCATCTTCCATATTTAAAGCCATATAAAGGTGTAAATTCAGGGCATGCATTGCAAAAATATGTTCCccagtattgtttttttctttcaaatacaaatatctaGACATCATTTAATCaagatatatttaattaaacaaaatcaaaagaatTTCTGCTCAAAACAAGAACAATGGGGTGCACTAAAACATCCCTCTTTATCAAGCTGACATTacatgtttgttattttttcactttgtcattattattattattattattattattattatcatcatcatcataaattCCACACTAATTAAATACCACATTGATTGGCTTAAGACttttacactgattttttttttttgtaaatgtaaaggtAAAAGTAAACGCCCGGTTTGACAGGTTTAGGTTAAGATATTTAAGCAGCTTTTATTCTGACTTGGACGAAAACGTTacatcttgagacaaaacaatgGAACTGAAATATATCAATGTGTCTGAGACACTAGTCTTGCTTTAatcaaattattctaataataaagaAGTTTCAGAGCCtgataatgcattattatgtgCGAATGTAATATAAGCTAGGAAAACATTTCgctatattacaatattatttaaaaatacacaaatgtgcTGTGTCGTTTTCATAGgctataactaaataaatatatatatatattttttaaaccatataTCTTTTTCTTGTTCCTGTTGCAATATACTAAGCAGCCGGTTTTTCGGGCTGCAGTACGACTTAAAGATACCAAACTCGACAAACTTGAattttctgaatgaaacgcGAAAACCCGGAACTCATCTTCACTCTTCACGTgttacagtgaaaaaaacattggGCTGTTCAAGTAAGTGatgctttttcattaaaaaggtACGCTTATAAGATTATTCTCATTATGTAAAGTTCGTCGCGCTTGTGTAATCTTGCAAAGAGCTTCTGATTTATCATGGGCGTTTTGTGAAAGACAACGACAGCAgcgttttgttgtttatttgcgGTTGTTGTCTAGTTCGTACGTTATGCTGGATTGCTGTGTCTTGGCAATAAGCAAAAAGTAGGCTAAATACAACAGCGTTGTGAGATCTAATATCAGAGCTGAGAGAACAGTGGCATGCACGCAACAAAAAAACTCTTATCTCATCCTGTGTGTCTGGTTCTcgtaaagaaagagaaatgggatttagattttttttttttttatcctgttaTATGAGTAGGCATGTGCCCAAAGAATcatgaaaagaataaataatgtaaatgggCGAGGCTTCGTGATCTGGAAGCTGAGGTGCGAAGtaacttaaataataattatacttaTCTATCCACCGTGTATTTTCGATTAGTAATCCAATAGAGTATGTTAGTGTCTTTTcgttcattgttttattttccagacATGCAACCGCTGGATATCAACGGTGTTGTTTGATTCGTGTTACTTTTCTCAGCGCTGGTCAATATGGACTAATCACAGTGGTTTTTGATTGCTGTGTAATCGtgtgttttgtagttttgtagACGGAGGTTGCCGCCTTGTGGGGACACagcacatttaaatgatttctagGCGACTTTAAGTACAATGAGTACAAATGTGGGAGAAGGATTTAATTTTCAGGACTACATGCATCAAACCACGGAGCATTGAACCAAGCATATCTCTAAGACGTTATCTGAAGTGCTTCACCTTTTTTAAATCTTGACCTTCTCTGCAACACCAACACAGGTATTCTTGCTATGGAGGGCCAGAAACAGGTGCTGGAGAGGCTGCGGGGCTCTTTCCGCTCGGGTGTGACCCTTCCTGTCCACTTCCGGTTGACTCAGCTGCAGGCCATGATGTCGCTGTTTGAAGACAATGAAACCCAGATTTTGCAGGCAATGCATGACGACCTTGCTAAGGTATGAATATGCACAGGTTGACACACAAGTAGGCCTACTTTTAAAACCAACGCACAAGTGAAGCTTCATTCTCATCTGTCCTGTAGCCCAAGTTTGAGGCAGTGCTGTCAGAGATTGATATAGTGGTGAATGACCTTTGCTACACCATCAGCAACCTGCAAACCTGGATGCAGCCCACTTATGTGGGCACGAACTTGGTGAGATGCACAGCAATATATAGCCTAATTATATCAGTTGTGCTGCAATTAACACCGGCTGTAATATGAACTACTGTAAATACTCCAGTGATATTTTTTAACAGATACCCTTCAAGGTTCTGGTGAATGCAGATGTAAGATTGACCTCCttgaaaatgctttcatttgGTCCCTCATTTCATCTGTATTCCAGGCAACAAAGCTGGATGACTGTTTTGTACGCAGGGAGCCATTAGGTGTTGTTTTGATTATTGGAGCATGGAACTATCCTCTTCAGCTAATTTTGGCACCTTTGATTGGTGCGATTGCTGCAGGTACTATCTGCATTTTTTCCTGTTAAATTTCCTTACATCAAGGGAATCATTGAacctagttttgtttttttttaaggggcaCTAGTGACAGTTTAGCACTTCTTCATACGACTCGGCATCATGAGGTCTAGTGGTGTAATTTTATAGTAAAcgataaacattttataataaaccaAGCAAGATTGCAACTGAACTTGACTGCCAGTGAGCTCCCTGCAGTTTCATACATGGAAAACAGAGCAACTgagttttttgattaaaaaaaccaaacccaAATGAGataattttgttataataaaaatttacttAAGTTTTCACTACTTCATCTACTTTGAGAAACTATTAATTTTGTTCACCTTTCAACTTAAACTGTAAAGAGTGTCTTTTGGAGATCGGCTCAAAGATTTGAGGAGGCGTATATGCAATATGTTTaacatcttctttttttatcaggTAACTGTGCTATTCTGAAGCCATCGGAAATAAGTCGAGCAACCGAAAAGCTTCTTGCTGAACTCATTCCTAAGTACCTGTCCCAGGTAACCCGTGGGAAAGAGCCATCTAACCTAGAATTTCTTAGTCTCGTGGTGCTACTGTGTTCGCGGTAAGCTCTGTAAACCTTTTCTCGTGCTGCAAATGCTTTGTTTGTGTGGTGTGTTTTGTTTCGCAGGACTGTTATGCAGTCATTTGCGGTGGAGCAGAAGAGACCAAGACATTGCTGGAGAATAGATTTGATCATATCTTCTACACAGGTTAGAGCCTGCATTGATATCAGTGACAGAAAGTTGTCACCTTTCCTTATCTGTTTTAACATCCTATGTCTAACGTCCTGCAGGATCGCAGTCGGTGGCTCGTTGCATCCTGCAGGCCGCAGCGGTGCACCTCACCCCAGTTACTCTGGAGCTGGGCGGAAAGTGCCCCTGTTTGATATATGGCCGGCTAGACATGAGAGCTGCTGCAAAGAGGCTGGTGTGGGCCAAGTTTTTCAATGCCGGGCAGAGCTGTGTAGCTCCAGATTATGTTTTATGCACTGCTGAGACGAGAGACATGCTGCTACCTCTTATAAAAGAGGCTCTAGAGGGTTTCTACGGATCCGAGCCCCAGCAAAGCCAAGACATGGGTCGTATTGTGACAGACAGGCACTGGGACCGACTGGTTGAGCTGCTAAAAAAGTCTAAGGGAAAGATAGTGATAGGAGGAGAGAGTGACAAAAAGGCCAAGTACATTGGTAAGCAAGCATGGTTACATATTCAGAATCTGTAATCAAAGATCGGGGTCAGTaagactttttacatttattttaagaaatatttttgttagcaaagacacattaaactgatcaaaactgTAAATGGAAATCTCTCTTCAGTTAGTTTTGGCAGTTTGAAGCGGCTGACCAATGCAATGataactgtattttct carries:
- the aldh3b1 gene encoding aldehyde dehydrogenase family 3 member B1, with the protein product MEGQKQVLERLRGSFRSGVTLPVHFRLTQLQAMMSLFEDNETQILQAMHDDLAKPKFEAVLSEIDIVVNDLCYTISNLQTWMQPTYVGTNLATKLDDCFVRREPLGVVLIIGAWNYPLQLILAPLIGAIAAGNCAILKPSEISRATEKLLAELIPKYLSQDCYAVICGGAEETKTLLENRFDHIFYTGSQSVARCILQAAAVHLTPVTLELGGKCPCLIYGRLDMRAAAKRLVWAKFFNAGQSCVAPDYVLCTAETRDMLLPLIKEALEGFYGSEPQQSQDMGRIVTDRHWDRLVELLKKSKGKIVIGGESDKKAKYIAPTVLVDVKESDALMQEEIFGPILPILTIKSLDEGIDFMNEREKPLALYAFSDESQVVTTVLERTSSGGFCSNDGIVHMTLSGLPFGGVGASGMGNYHGRWGFETFSHKRGCMLRGWALERVNVLRYPPYKESNLSWLRWATTAKKKGWAGCSVM